The region TTAGCGCAACCGCGATAGCGTCGGTTATATCAAGCGGCTTTATATCTTTAGCGATACCTAAAATTTTCTTTACCATAAAAGCGACTTGCTCCTTATCCGCCTTTGCTTTACCTGTTACTGCTTTTTTCACTTGAAGCGGCGTGTATTCTGCGAATTCTCCGTGAATTTGGAGAATTTTAAGGCTTAACGCACCGCGAAACTGAGCCAGCTTTAAAACCGTTTTTGGATTATACGCAAAAAATATATCCTCAATCGCAACTTCATCAAATTTATGATTTTTAAAGATAAGATCAAGTCCTTCACAAAGCTGCGTTATCTGATACTGAAGCAAATCGGGCTTAATTTTTATAAGT is a window of Campylobacter sp. CCUG 57310 DNA encoding:
- the ruvC gene encoding crossover junction endodeoxyribonuclease RuvC, which translates into the protein MKILGIDPGSRNCGYAIIEKTALKTNLIEAGLIKIKPDLLQYQITQLCEGLDLIFKNHKFDEVAIEDIFFAYNPKTVLKLAQFRGALSLKILQIHGEFAEYTPLQVKKAVTGKAKADKEQVAFMVKKILGIAKDIKPLDITDAIAVALTHANNLRIRKN